From a region of the Thermoplasmata archaeon genome:
- a CDS encoding FG-GAP-like repeat-containing protein: MRALGAAILLIIAILPSPIPAGDITTFQDGATEAIVQLFRPGLTGWVNLSVPAGAIVRSAGFDVSSVVSDGTGGQYPDRVRIYLNETVLWEFSGPGYGALGRQDTFLCDSKEMEFGFGEEGGAASCSIRLMRYAVVKSARMELSCDGGGWYRKVGGFGPQKHADYFSFSVAGAGDVNGDGYDDVIIGEPMNSSIGLRCGRAYIYFGGPVINKTADVTLTGEGELNYFGVSVAGPGDLNGDGFDDVIVGASYCAKIEPRNDLSRAYIFFGGAPMDSTPDIVLEGAPNSSFGISVAGAGDVNGDEFPDVVVGAPNTTNQYGAGRAFVYFGGPDMDNVSDAVLSGGGWGDGFGRAVSGAGDFNNDSWDDVIVGACTGVVAPESDATGNGAWLFLGGENMDGVADLRFGSEEAGDLFGATVAGIGDENGDGYEDVVVGAPGANSSRGSVYVYLGGPKPDSAADFVLDGTNSGDLFGASVSAAGDVNADGLGDLVVTAPGYPPGTEPGAGAAFMFCGGEDIRWNRNRFYVGYGQTDGPFLTGASAGDVDGDGHDEVILGAPVNDICGLYAHGDDGIDRPELEVGGRDVWMKTSYFKGTETTLPFPNILQNFLCS; encoded by the coding sequence ATGAGGGCGCTGGGGGCCGCTATTCTTTTAATTATTGCCATTCTCCCCAGCCCCATCCCGGCCGGCGACATCACCACTTTCCAGGACGGAGCTACGGAGGCCATCGTTCAACTGTTCCGTCCCGGGTTGACCGGATGGGTCAATCTCTCCGTTCCGGCGGGGGCCATTGTCAGGAGCGCCGGGTTCGACGTCTCAAGCGTTGTTAGTGATGGAACCGGAGGGCAGTACCCCGACAGGGTCCGAATCTATCTAAATGAAACGGTCCTCTGGGAGTTCTCGGGCCCCGGCTACGGTGCACTGGGGAGGCAGGACACCTTCCTTTGCGACTCAAAGGAGATGGAGTTCGGCTTCGGGGAAGAGGGTGGGGCCGCGAGCTGCTCAATCCGCCTGATGAGATACGCCGTTGTGAAGAGCGCGAGGATGGAATTGAGCTGCGACGGCGGCGGCTGGTACCGGAAGGTCGGGGGGTTCGGCCCGCAGAAGCACGCGGACTATTTCAGTTTCTCCGTTGCCGGTGCGGGCGATGTGAACGGGGACGGTTATGACGACGTCATAATCGGAGAGCCCATGAATTCGTCCATTGGCCTCCGCTGCGGCCGGGCATATATCTATTTTGGCGGGCCGGTGATCAACAAAACGGCGGACGTCACCCTTACGGGCGAGGGGGAACTCAACTATTTCGGGGTCTCCGTCGCCGGTCCGGGGGACTTGAACGGGGATGGCTTCGATGACGTGATTGTGGGGGCGAGCTACTGCGCTAAAATCGAGCCCCGCAACGACTTATCGAGGGCTTACATCTTTTTCGGAGGGGCTCCCATGGACAGCACCCCCGATATCGTCCTCGAGGGTGCGCCCAACAGCTCGTTCGGAATTTCTGTGGCGGGCGCCGGAGACGTCAACGGGGACGAATTCCCGGATGTCGTTGTCGGCGCCCCCAATACGACCAACCAGTACGGCGCGGGAAGGGCGTTCGTGTACTTCGGGGGCCCGGACATGGACAACGTCTCCGATGCTGTCCTGAGCGGCGGGGGCTGGGGGGACGGCTTCGGCCGCGCCGTCTCGGGCGCCGGGGACTTTAACAACGACTCTTGGGACGATGTCATAGTGGGCGCCTGCACCGGAGTGGTTGCACCCGAAAGCGACGCGACCGGCAATGGGGCCTGGCTCTTCCTCGGCGGAGAGAACATGGACGGCGTCGCGGACCTGCGGTTCGGCAGCGAAGAGGCGGGGGACCTGTTCGGGGCCACGGTCGCCGGTATCGGGGACGAGAACGGCGATGGCTATGAGGACGTCGTCGTCGGGGCGCCCGGAGCGAACTCGAGCCGCGGCTCGGTCTATGTGTATCTCGGCGGCCCAAAACCAGACAGCGCCGCCGACTTCGTGCTTGACGGCACGAATTCCGGGGACCTCTTCGGGGCATCGGTCTCCGCCGCGGGAGACGTCAATGCGGACGGGCTGGGGGATCTTGTCGTGACAGCTCCCGGGTACCCGCCGGGGACCGAGCCTGGCGCGGGCGCCGCCTTCATGTTCTGCGGGGGGGAGGACATCCGGTGGAACAGGAACCGGTTCTATGTTGGTTACGGCCAGACGGACGGTCCCTTCCTCACCGGAGCCAGCGCGGGTGATGTCGACGGAGATGGTCACGACGAGGTGATTCTGGGCGCGCCCGTTAACGACATCTGTGGACTCTATGCCCACGGGGACGACGGCATCGACAGGCCGGAGCTCGAGGTCGGGGGAAGGGATGTATGGATGAAGACGAGTTATTTCAAGGGCACGGAGACAACCTTGCCCTTCCCGAACATCCTTCAAAATTTCCTGTGCTCCTAG
- a CDS encoding FG-GAP-like repeat-containing protein — MRNSAVIMTILLLALSALTTPASGPSFENGGMEAIVELLPPHYSTVANLRIPSGVYFSGAVLSITGMASAENESAYPANITIALNNTVLWAFRETGFGPLGMQDRFTTGEKAVLFAFDSQGGIRSISLRLPLSASVETASMDIICLPPPDDYELVSFNGVNDYDQFGWSVSGAGDLNGDGYDDVIVGSKGYDSPEQEAGRAYIYFGGPKVDRQADSIFTGAMSEYLGCSVSRAGDVNGDGLDDVLVGAYGSCLGEPMAGAAFLYFGKQNMNQTPDVIFLGKERPDEFGYSVSGAGDVNGDGYDDIIIGARRGQMNGKSIGAAYIFFGGQSMDNAPDVSMLGSGEYNMFGSVVSGAGDVNGDGYDDVIVGEPGNDAVANNAGRAFIFFGGSEMDGAADVVISGRAADDNLGHSVSGAGDVNGDGYGDVIVGAPNENAGAADNGRAYIFFGGDPMDSVADIVLSGEAMGDQFGSSVSGAGDLNGDGYDDVAVVRNREGNESTYVYFGGASMDGAADFRFTGGGASPERVRGAGDVNGDGYDDIIVGDLANQATRSPGRAFVYTTHHDNPGGILDPRVSIGSETVWSRQGVVNGSFSSGDLAAVLNDFLRSATCSTADSYGNSYVEVPVRASAGNDGRLELSGLRIVYQYSASIPDFANPLNKYLTEHQWDRDAEGNVPVPLEIRSEGAGRIRLFGLNLTRDEFPELIKEIPETPFYEDSLSVTLVDLYSYFRDDVDAQKELNFSIGYSTNSSFVRVWIWSNRYVAVDSWTGDSNDNWTGTVEARVSCTDRWGQRTDSNEFVIVIGNVNDGPVIVSSPPLVAEPGQIYYYNVTAEDGDGDAVSYSLAEAPLNMTIDRASGRIQWLPRKQGAYRISIVVSDGAGSEEQNYTLSVPNRPPRITSEPELHALTYVPYLYKVTAEDDNLDPVAYNISAKGDGVDIETDTNRLEFVPIVPGEINVSVRASDGVLESHQNFIIEVLQGNHAPEFRSAPPTVAYVEWPYVYRAEAFDVDSDTLVYSLEAGPENMSVDAASGEVTWVPKHRGNFTVALKVSDGRGGEARQNFTIEVLDAVRPSIILDSPEPGRILTGRVTFSGSVVRGTRDVLYVQMRVDGNDWRNATGTLNWTISLNTKALKNGRHLFEFRAFDGVEHSNTFSAVFRVENPPNRAGLIPGAGDAMVLAAIFTALLLAVRKRALRM, encoded by the coding sequence TTGAGGAATAGCGCTGTGATAATGACAATTCTGCTGCTCGCGCTCAGCGCTCTCACGACCCCTGCCTCCGGGCCCTCATTCGAGAACGGGGGCATGGAGGCGATTGTGGAACTCCTCCCGCCCCACTACAGCACCGTCGCCAATCTCAGAATTCCCTCCGGAGTTTATTTCTCCGGGGCGGTGCTGAGCATTACCGGCATGGCGTCCGCGGAGAATGAATCAGCATATCCGGCCAACATCACCATAGCTCTCAACAACACGGTTCTGTGGGCCTTCAGAGAGACCGGGTTCGGACCCCTGGGGATGCAGGACCGGTTCACCACCGGGGAAAAAGCGGTTCTTTTTGCGTTCGACTCGCAGGGGGGCATCAGGAGCATATCCCTCAGGCTTCCCCTGAGCGCATCCGTGGAAACGGCCAGTATGGACATCATCTGCCTCCCCCCGCCGGACGACTATGAGCTGGTCAGCTTCAATGGAGTCAATGACTACGACCAGTTCGGGTGGTCCGTATCTGGAGCCGGAGACCTTAACGGCGATGGCTACGATGACGTTATAGTAGGTTCAAAAGGGTATGATTCACCGGAGCAAGAGGCTGGCCGCGCCTATATCTACTTCGGAGGCCCCAAAGTGGACCGCCAGGCGGATTCAATTTTCACAGGAGCGATGTCCGAGTATCTGGGTTGCTCCGTCTCCAGAGCCGGGGACGTGAATGGAGATGGTTTAGACGATGTTCTAGTTGGTGCATACGGGAGCTGCCTCGGTGAACCTATGGCCGGGGCCGCCTTTTTATATTTTGGAAAACAAAATATGAATCAAACACCCGATGTAATCTTCCTTGGAAAAGAAAGACCCGACGAGTTCGGCTACTCGGTTTCAGGAGCCGGCGACGTGAACGGTGACGGATACGACGATATTATTATTGGAGCCCGGAGGGGCCAAATGAATGGTAAATCGATCGGAGCCGCTTACATCTTTTTCGGCGGACAGAGCATGGACAATGCGCCAGACGTGAGCATGCTCGGGAGCGGCGAGTACAACATGTTCGGGTCGGTCGTGTCCGGCGCGGGCGACGTCAACGGGGACGGGTACGACGACGTCATTGTGGGGGAGCCGGGGAACGACGCGGTTGCGAACAATGCGGGCAGGGCCTTCATATTTTTCGGCGGGTCCGAAATGGACGGTGCCGCGGACGTCGTGATCTCCGGCAGGGCCGCGGACGACAATCTCGGGCACTCGGTCTCCGGAGCCGGTGACGTGAACGGCGATGGATACGGCGATGTGATAGTGGGTGCGCCGAACGAGAACGCGGGCGCGGCCGACAACGGCCGGGCATACATTTTTTTCGGCGGGGACCCGATGGACAGTGTCGCGGACATTGTGCTGAGCGGCGAGGCCATGGGGGACCAGTTCGGCTCCTCGGTGTCTGGAGCCGGGGACCTGAACGGGGACGGGTACGACGACGTCGCTGTGGTGAGGAATCGCGAGGGAAACGAGAGCACGTACGTCTACTTCGGTGGCGCCTCCATGGACGGCGCGGCGGACTTCAGATTCACGGGCGGTGGTGCCTCGCCGGAGAGGGTCCGGGGCGCCGGGGACGTGAACGGGGACGGCTACGATGACATCATCGTCGGAGACCTGGCGAACCAGGCGACGCGCAGCCCGGGCCGGGCCTTCGTCTATACCACGCACCACGACAATCCGGGAGGAATTCTCGACCCTCGTGTCTCGATAGGGTCCGAGACCGTGTGGAGCCGCCAGGGAGTGGTTAACGGAAGCTTCAGCTCAGGCGACCTTGCGGCGGTGTTGAACGATTTCCTCCGCTCGGCCACTTGCTCGACCGCTGACTCCTACGGAAACTCCTATGTCGAGGTTCCGGTTCGGGCCTCCGCCGGGAACGACGGCAGGCTGGAGCTCTCCGGTTTGAGAATCGTGTATCAATATAGCGCGAGCATCCCCGACTTCGCCAATCCCCTGAACAAATACCTCACAGAGCATCAGTGGGACAGAGACGCGGAGGGGAACGTTCCGGTCCCGCTCGAGATCCGCTCCGAGGGCGCCGGGAGAATTCGGCTTTTTGGCCTGAACCTGACCCGAGACGAATTCCCTGAGCTTATCAAGGAGATTCCTGAAACTCCTTTCTACGAGGATAGCTTGAGCGTGACCCTCGTGGACCTCTATAGCTATTTCCGGGACGATGTTGACGCGCAGAAGGAGCTGAATTTCTCCATAGGCTACTCCACAAACTCGAGCTTTGTCAGGGTCTGGATATGGTCCAACAGATACGTTGCGGTGGATTCATGGACAGGGGATTCGAACGACAACTGGACGGGAACCGTGGAGGCGAGGGTCTCGTGCACGGACCGGTGGGGGCAGAGAACAGACTCCAACGAATTTGTGATAGTGATAGGGAATGTGAACGACGGGCCGGTGATTGTCAGCTCTCCGCCGCTTGTGGCCGAGCCGGGTCAGATATATTACTACAATGTCACCGCAGAGGACGGCGACGGCGACGCCGTTAGTTACAGCCTAGCGGAGGCACCATTGAATATGACGATTGACAGAGCATCGGGAAGAATTCAGTGGCTCCCGAGAAAGCAGGGAGCCTACCGAATTTCAATCGTTGTCTCGGACGGGGCCGGGTCAGAGGAGCAAAACTATACGCTGTCCGTTCCGAACAGACCGCCGAGGATAACGAGCGAGCCGGAGCTGCATGCCCTGACATATGTTCCCTATCTTTATAAGGTAACGGCCGAGGACGACAATCTGGACCCGGTGGCATATAATATTTCGGCAAAGGGCGATGGGGTGGACATTGAGACGGACACCAACAGGCTGGAGTTCGTTCCAATTGTTCCGGGGGAGATAAATGTCTCCGTCAGGGCTTCGGACGGTGTTCTGGAGAGCCATCAGAACTTCATTATTGAGGTGCTCCAGGGCAACCACGCGCCCGAGTTCAGGAGCGCCCCCCCGACGGTGGCCTATGTGGAGTGGCCGTATGTGTACAGAGCCGAGGCCTTCGACGTTGACTCGGACACACTTGTTTACTCGCTCGAGGCCGGTCCGGAGAACATGAGCGTTGATGCGGCCAGTGGAGAGGTAACGTGGGTTCCGAAGCACAGGGGGAACTTCACCGTTGCCCTGAAGGTGAGCGACGGCAGGGGGGGAGAGGCGAGGCAGAATTTCACCATTGAGGTTCTCGACGCCGTCAGGCCCTCGATAATTCTTGACTCGCCGGAACCCGGCAGGATTCTGACGGGTAGAGTCACATTCTCAGGAAGTGTCGTTAGAGGAACTAGGGATGTGCTTTATGTCCAGATGCGTGTGGACGGGAATGACTGGAGGAACGCGACCGGGACCCTGAACTGGACGATATCCCTCAACACAAAGGCATTGAAGAACGGGAGGCATCTGTTCGAGTTCCGCGCATTCGACGGTGTGGAGCACTCGAATACGTTTTCAGCAGTATTCAGGGTTGAGAATCCTCCAAATAGGGCCGGACTCATTCCCGGCGCTGGTGACGCAATGGTTTTAGCCGCGATTTTCACAGCGCTCTTGCTGGCGGTGAGAAAACGGGCACTCAGGATGTGA
- the pdxT gene encoding pyridoxal 5'-phosphate synthase glutaminase subunit PdxT encodes MVLKVGVVAVQGAVSEHLEAFQRAFRDMGREGEAVPVRRPADMEGVQALAIPGGESTTISRLLRRTGLFELIKRRAEEGMPVLGTCAGLVLLAKEGDEEVRRSGTELMGLMDMAVRRNAFGRQRESFEVELDIGVEGGELAGSAAMPAAPAPGGVHGGEAGVRELPGLPRPGDLRSPAEAPAPLRCGEFARPFPAVFIRAPAITRVWGDCRALARVGEAIVLAQQGNMLAAAFHPELTEDTRIHRLLLERL; translated from the coding sequence ATGGTCCTGAAGGTGGGTGTGGTCGCGGTCCAGGGCGCTGTCTCGGAGCACCTCGAGGCTTTCCAGAGAGCCTTCAGGGACATGGGCCGGGAGGGAGAGGCGGTTCCGGTGCGCAGGCCGGCGGACATGGAGGGCGTTCAGGCCCTCGCGATTCCGGGCGGCGAGAGCACGACAATTTCCCGGCTGCTGAGGAGGACGGGCCTCTTCGAGCTGATTAAAAGGCGCGCGGAGGAGGGGATGCCGGTGCTCGGCACCTGCGCCGGCTTGGTTCTTCTCGCGAAAGAGGGAGACGAGGAGGTCCGGAGGAGCGGGACGGAGCTGATGGGCCTGATGGACATGGCGGTCAGGCGGAACGCGTTCGGGCGCCAGAGGGAGTCTTTCGAGGTGGAGCTGGATATCGGAGTTGAGGGCGGGGAGCTCGCAGGCTCCGCCGCGATGCCCGCGGCGCCGGCCCCCGGAGGAGTGCACGGTGGCGAGGCTGGTGTTCGGGAACTACCGGGGCTACCGCGCCCCGGCGACCTCCGGTCGCCTGCGGAGGCGCCAGCCCCCTTAAGGTGTGGAGAGTTCGCGAGGCCCTTCCCGGCGGTATTCATCCGCGCCCCGGCTATCACGAGGGTCTGGGGGGATTGCAGGGCGCTCGCGAGGGTCGGGGAGGCGATCGTGCTCGCGCAGCAGGGGAATATGCTCGCGGCCGCCTTCCACCCGGAGCTCACGGAGGACACGAGAATTCACAGGCTTCTTCTGGAGAGGCTCTGA